In Streptomyces sp. P3, one DNA window encodes the following:
- the rapZ gene encoding RNase adapter RapZ — MTEHDADPTDRREPSPTTVPTAASQQGHGDPAQHPAVPDGPQPQARHEDGAQVSTDVSPPGIPEAAIPELVIISGMSGAGRSTAAKCLEDLGWFVVDNLPPALIPTMVELGARSQGNVARIAVVVDVRGRRFFDNLRESLADLETKGVTRRIVFLESSDDALVRRFEGVRRPHPLQGDGRIVDGIAAERELLRELRGDADLVIDTSSLNVHELRAKMDAQFAGEEEPELRATVMSFGFKYGLPVDADLVVDMRFLPNPHWVPELRPYTGLNEEVSAYVLNQPGAKEFLDRYAELLQLVAAGYRREGKRYVTIAVGCTGGKHRSVAMSEKLAARLAAEGVETVVVHRDMGRE, encoded by the coding sequence ATGACCGAGCACGACGCAGACCCCACGGACCGGCGGGAACCGTCGCCCACTACTGTGCCGACAGCCGCGTCCCAGCAGGGACACGGGGATCCCGCCCAGCACCCCGCGGTCCCCGACGGCCCGCAGCCACAAGCACGCCATGAAGACGGAGCACAGGTGAGTACCGACGTCTCGCCGCCCGGGATCCCCGAGGCGGCCATCCCCGAGCTGGTGATCATCTCCGGCATGTCCGGGGCCGGCCGTTCGACCGCGGCCAAGTGTCTGGAGGACCTCGGCTGGTTCGTCGTCGACAACCTGCCGCCCGCCCTGATCCCGACGATGGTCGAGCTGGGCGCCCGTTCCCAGGGCAACGTGGCGCGGATCGCGGTCGTCGTCGACGTCCGCGGCCGGCGCTTCTTCGACAACCTCCGCGAGTCGCTCGCCGACCTCGAGACGAAGGGCGTCACCCGGCGGATCGTCTTCCTCGAGTCCTCCGACGACGCCCTGGTGCGCCGCTTCGAGGGGGTGCGGCGCCCGCACCCCCTGCAGGGGGACGGCCGCATCGTCGACGGCATCGCCGCCGAGCGTGAGCTGCTGCGCGAACTGCGCGGCGACGCCGACCTGGTGATCGACACCTCCAGCCTCAACGTGCACGAACTGCGCGCCAAGATGGACGCCCAGTTCGCCGGCGAGGAGGAGCCCGAGCTGCGGGCGACCGTCATGTCCTTCGGCTTCAAGTACGGCCTGCCGGTCGACGCCGACCTGGTCGTGGACATGCGCTTCCTGCCCAACCCGCACTGGGTCCCGGAGCTGCGCCCCTACACCGGGCTCAACGAGGAGGTCTCGGCGTACGTCCTCAACCAGCCGGGTGCCAAGGAGTTCCTGGACCGGTACGCGGAGCTCCTGCAGCTGGTCGCCGCGGGCTACCGCCGCGAAGGCAAGCGCTATGTGACCATCGCGGTCGGCTGCACGGGCGGCAAGCACCGCTCGGTGGCCATGTCGGAGAAGCTCGCCGCGCGCCTCGCGGCCGAGGGCGTGGAGACGGTGGTCGTGCACCGGGACATGGGACGGGAATGA
- the whiA gene encoding DNA-binding protein WhiA, with the protein MAMTAAVKDEISRLPVTRTCCRKAEVSAILRFAGGLHLVSGRIVIEAELDTAMAARRLKRDILEIFGHGSELIVMAPGGLRRGSRYVVRVVAGGDQLARQTGLVDGRGRPIRGLPPQVVSGATCDAEAAWRGAFLAHGSLTEPGRSSSLEVTCPGPEAALALVGAARRLSIAAKAREVRGVDRVVVRDGDAIGALLTRLGAHESVLAWEERRMRREVRATANRLANFDDANLRRSARAAVAAGARVQRALEILGDEVPEHLAAAGRLRMDHKQASLEELGALADPPLTKDAVAGRIRRLLAMADKRASDLGIPGTECNLSEELADNLVG; encoded by the coding sequence ATGGCGATGACGGCAGCGGTGAAGGACGAGATCTCCCGGCTCCCCGTCACCCGTACCTGCTGCAGAAAGGCGGAGGTCTCCGCCATCCTGCGGTTCGCCGGCGGCCTCCACCTGGTGAGCGGGCGCATCGTGATCGAGGCGGAGCTGGACACGGCGATGGCGGCCCGCCGGCTCAAGCGGGACATCCTGGAGATCTTCGGCCACGGCTCGGAGCTGATCGTGATGGCGCCCGGCGGTCTGCGCCGCGGTTCGCGCTACGTCGTGCGGGTGGTCGCCGGCGGTGACCAGCTCGCCCGGCAGACGGGGCTCGTGGACGGCCGCGGACGCCCCATCCGGGGCCTGCCCCCGCAGGTGGTCTCCGGCGCGACCTGCGACGCGGAGGCGGCCTGGCGCGGCGCCTTCCTGGCGCACGGTTCGCTCACCGAGCCCGGCCGCTCGTCGTCGCTGGAGGTGACCTGCCCGGGCCCCGAGGCCGCGCTCGCGCTGGTCGGCGCGGCCCGACGGCTCTCCATCGCGGCGAAGGCCCGCGAGGTGCGCGGGGTCGACCGGGTCGTGGTCCGCGACGGCGACGCGATCGGCGCCCTGCTTACCCGGCTGGGCGCGCACGAGTCGGTGCTGGCCTGGGAGGAGCGCCGGATGCGCCGCGAGGTGCGCGCCACGGCCAACCGGCTCGCCAACTTCGACGACGCCAACCTGCGCCGCTCGGCGCGCGCCGCGGTGGCCGCCGGAGCCCGTGTCCAGCGCGCCCTGGAGATCCTCGGCGACGAGGTGCCCGAGCATCTCGCGGCGGCCGGCCGGCTGCGCATGGACCACAAACAGGCCTCCCTGGAGGAGCTCGGCGCGCTCGCCGATCCGCCGCTGACGAAGGACGCGGTGGCCGGGCGGATCCGCCGGCTGCTGGCGATGGCCGACAAGCGGGCCTCGGACCTCGGGATCCCGGGCACGGAGTGCAACCTGAGTGAGGAGCTCGCCGACAACCTGGTGGGCTGA
- the uvrC gene encoding excinuclease ABC subunit UvrC has protein sequence MADPSSYRPKPGQIPDSPGVYRFRDEHRRVIYVGKAKSLRQRLANYFQDLAGLHPRTRSMVTTAASVEWTVVSTEVEALQLEYSWIKEYDPRFNVKYRDDKSYPYLAVTMNEEYPRVQVMRGQKKKGVRYFGPYAHAWAIRDTVDLLLRVFPVRTCSAGVFKNASRTGRPCLLGYIGKCSAPCVDRIGADDHRELADEFCDFMTGRTGTYLRRLEKQMAQAADEMEYERAARLRDDIEALKKAMEKNAVVLADATDADLIAVAEDELEAAVQIFHVRGGRVRGQRGWVTDKVEDVTTGALVEHALQQLYGEERGDSVPKEVLVPALPEPVEPVQDWLTGRRGSNVSLRIPQRGDKKALMETVERNAQQALVLHKTRRASDLTTRSRALEEIAEALDLDSAPLRIECYDISHLQGDDVVASMVVFEDGLQRKSEYRRFQIKGFEGQDDVRSMHEVITRRFRRYLVEKERTGEWTDGESISAEEAGLPPADEAGLPPGDGADGVPGHATQGTRAHDAGELLTDAAEAPLTSSLKDEDGRPRRFAYPPQLVVVDGGQPQVAAARRALDELGIDDIAVCGLAKRLEEVWLPGDDDPVVLPRSSEGLYLLQRVRDEAHRFAITYQRTKRAKRFRSGPLDEVPGLGETRKQALIKHFGSVKKLRAATIQQICEVPGIGRKTAETIAAALARAVPPAPAVNTATGEIIEEEEPGATPDSPGDPVTAGAPEERRGQET, from the coding sequence ATGGCCGATCCCTCCAGCTACCGCCCCAAGCCGGGACAGATCCCGGACTCTCCCGGGGTGTACCGGTTCCGCGACGAGCACCGCCGGGTGATCTACGTCGGGAAGGCGAAGAGCCTGCGCCAGCGCCTGGCGAACTACTTCCAGGATCTGGCGGGCCTGCACCCGCGCACCCGCTCGATGGTCACCACGGCCGCGTCGGTGGAGTGGACGGTGGTGTCCACGGAGGTCGAGGCGCTGCAGCTGGAGTACTCCTGGATCAAGGAGTACGACCCCCGGTTCAACGTCAAGTACCGCGACGACAAGAGCTACCCGTACCTCGCGGTCACGATGAACGAGGAGTACCCGCGCGTGCAGGTGATGCGCGGCCAGAAGAAGAAGGGCGTCAGGTACTTCGGGCCGTACGCGCACGCGTGGGCGATCCGGGACACGGTCGACCTGCTGCTGCGCGTCTTCCCCGTGCGCACCTGCTCCGCCGGCGTCTTCAAGAACGCGTCGCGCACCGGCAGGCCCTGTCTGCTCGGCTACATCGGCAAGTGCTCCGCGCCCTGTGTGGACCGCATCGGCGCCGACGACCACCGGGAACTGGCCGACGAGTTCTGCGACTTCATGACCGGCCGCACCGGCACCTACCTGCGCCGTCTGGAGAAGCAGATGGCGCAGGCGGCCGACGAGATGGAGTACGAGCGGGCCGCCCGTCTGCGCGACGACATCGAGGCCCTGAAGAAGGCCATGGAGAAGAACGCGGTCGTGCTCGCGGACGCGACCGACGCCGACCTGATCGCCGTCGCCGAGGACGAGCTGGAGGCGGCCGTCCAGATCTTCCACGTCCGCGGCGGGCGGGTGCGCGGTCAGCGCGGCTGGGTGACCGACAAGGTCGAGGACGTCACGACCGGCGCCCTCGTCGAGCACGCCCTCCAGCAGTTGTACGGCGAGGAGCGCGGCGACTCCGTCCCCAAGGAGGTCCTGGTTCCCGCCCTGCCCGAGCCCGTGGAACCCGTCCAGGACTGGCTCACCGGGCGCCGCGGGTCGAACGTGTCCCTGCGCATCCCGCAGCGCGGCGACAAGAAGGCCCTGATGGAGACCGTCGAGCGCAACGCGCAGCAGGCGCTCGTGCTGCACAAGACCAGGCGCGCCTCCGACCTGACCACACGCTCGCGTGCCCTGGAGGAGATCGCCGAGGCGCTCGACCTGGACAGCGCCCCGCTGCGGATCGAGTGCTACGACATCTCCCACCTCCAGGGCGACGACGTGGTGGCCTCCATGGTCGTCTTCGAGGACGGCCTCCAGCGCAAGAGCGAGTACCGCCGCTTCCAGATCAAGGGTTTCGAGGGCCAGGACGACGTCCGCTCCATGCACGAGGTGATCACCCGCCGCTTCCGCCGCTACCTCGTGGAGAAGGAGCGGACGGGCGAGTGGACCGACGGCGAGAGCATCTCCGCCGAGGAGGCAGGGCTGCCTCCCGCCGACGAGGCAGGGCTGCCTCCCGGCGACGGCGCGGACGGCGTTCCCGGGCACGCCACCCAGGGCACGCGTGCCCACGACGCCGGGGAGCTGCTGACCGACGCGGCCGAAGCGCCCCTGACCAGCAGCCTCAAGGACGAGGACGGTCGTCCCAGGCGCTTCGCCTACCCGCCGCAACTCGTCGTCGTCGACGGCGGACAGCCGCAGGTGGCGGCCGCCAGACGGGCGCTGGACGAGCTGGGCATCGACGACATCGCGGTCTGCGGCCTCGCCAAGCGTCTGGAGGAGGTCTGGCTGCCGGGTGACGACGACCCGGTCGTCCTGCCCCGCAGCAGCGAGGGCCTCTACCTCCTCCAGCGCGTCCGCGACGAGGCCCACCGCTTCGCGATCACCTACCAGCGCACCAAGCGGGCCAAGCGCTTCCGCTCCGGGCCGCTCGACGAGGTGCCGGGTCTCGGAGAGACCCGCAAGCAGGCGCTGATCAAGCACTTCGGCTCGGTGAAGAAGCTGCGGGCCGCGACGATCCAGCAGATCTGCGAGGTCCCGGGGATAGGCCGCAAGACGGCCGAGACCATCGCCGCGGCCCTCGCCCGGGCGGTGCCGCCCGCCCCCGCCGTGAACACGGCCACCGGAGAGATCATTGAGGAAGAGGAACCCGGTGCCACGCCGGATTCCCCCGGAGACCCCGTCACCGCGGGCGCCCCGGAAGAACGACGGGGGCAGGAGACATGA
- the yvcK gene encoding uridine diphosphate-N-acetylglucosamine-binding protein YvcK: MTGRSPRLGRLRRVAPEGRTGRPAEARGGKPRRRGAQPKVVALGGGMGLSASLTALRRITGDLTGVVTVADDGGSSGRLREELGVLPPGDLRKALAALCGDDDWGQTWARVIQHRFQSQGEINGHAVGNLLIVALWEQLGDHVQALDLVGRLLGAQGRVLPMSAVPLELQALVKGHDPERPDDVDTVRGQATVALTPGEVQSVHLVPHDPPAVPEAVEAVLDADWVVLGPGSWFSSVMPHLLVPDLLDALMETKARRVLSLNLAPQPGETDGFSPQRHLEVLGRHAPKLALDVVLADEAAVPDRDSLADAAKRFGAAVELAPVARPDGTPRHDPELLAAAYDRIFRMHGRIGPWR, translated from the coding sequence ATGACGGGACGTTCTCCACGGCTCGGCCGGCTGCGCAGGGTCGCCCCGGAGGGGCGCACGGGCCGGCCGGCCGAGGCCCGCGGCGGCAAACCACGCCGCCGCGGCGCCCAGCCCAAGGTGGTCGCCCTGGGCGGCGGCATGGGCCTGTCCGCCTCGCTCACCGCACTGCGCCGGATCACCGGCGACCTCACCGGCGTGGTCACGGTGGCCGACGACGGCGGCTCCAGCGGACGCCTGCGCGAGGAACTGGGCGTCCTGCCGCCCGGCGACCTGCGCAAGGCGCTCGCCGCGCTGTGCGGCGACGACGACTGGGGTCAGACCTGGGCCCGGGTCATCCAGCACCGCTTCCAGTCGCAGGGCGAGATCAACGGCCACGCGGTGGGCAACCTGCTGATCGTCGCCCTGTGGGAGCAGCTCGGCGACCACGTGCAGGCCCTCGACCTGGTCGGGCGGCTGCTCGGCGCGCAGGGGCGCGTGCTGCCCATGTCGGCCGTGCCGCTGGAGCTCCAGGCGTTGGTGAAGGGGCACGATCCCGAGCGGCCCGACGACGTCGACACGGTCCGGGGACAGGCGACCGTGGCGCTGACACCGGGCGAGGTGCAGTCCGTGCACCTGGTGCCGCACGACCCGCCGGCCGTCCCGGAGGCCGTCGAAGCGGTCCTGGACGCCGACTGGGTGGTGCTGGGGCCGGGCTCCTGGTTCTCCTCGGTCATGCCGCATCTGCTGGTGCCCGACCTGCTCGACGCGCTCATGGAGACGAAGGCGCGCCGGGTGCTCTCGCTGAACCTCGCTCCGCAACCCGGTGAAACCGACGGCTTCTCACCGCAGCGTCATTTGGAGGTTTTGGGACGACACGCCCCTAAACTCGCCCTGGACGTGGTGCTGGCCGACGAGGCCGCCGTGCCCGACCGCGACTCGCTGGCCGACGCCGCCAAGAGGTTCGGAGCCGCGGTCGAGCTGGCGCCGGTGGCCCGGCCCGACGGAACCCCGAGGCACGACCCGGAGCTGTTGGCCGCCGCGTACGACCGTATTTTTCGGATGCATGGAAGGATCGGCCCATGGCGATGA